A window from Garra rufa chromosome 14, GarRuf1.0, whole genome shotgun sequence encodes these proteins:
- the ano7 gene encoding anoctamin-7, whose product MMKRKKNSVEDSATLIALSDHPDQTYGSMEACAAAQENMNVFSDGVTRIDFVLVWEESVNPLKLGESDELSSGSSRDTHRKWRTEFLSKLRTAGLHQETKEVVQGKTKTTYVLLSAPWNVLCYYAEEISLRVPLQVVTTPISNWSERILEKLHIPNIMAQDVPNLPPDYYTCQFRSNKLERFLGHENKDTFFKTTQRHQILYEILARTPYGSLKRGEVGIGRLVSENVLTAAFPLHEGPSEMPKTPIDPQSLNMRQILHHYWASWASWRKYQPLDHIREYFGEKIALYFAWLGFYTGWLLPAAVVGFIIFLFGVWLMVTDVAAEELCSSGDTFVMCPLCNICSYWNLSSICYTYKAGLLFDNGGTVFFSIFMSLWAVTFLEYWKRTSSILSHRWDCSEFEEIEERPRPEFTALAPMMVRNPVTGSEEPYFPETQRLSRTLTGNMVIVLMISIVLIFLIAIILYRTILSIIIYRSQNAFFIFSAGRIASLTGSMLNLLVILVLSRLYTYLAQILTRWEMHRTQTKYENAFILKVFIFQFVNFYSSPVYIAFFKGRFVGYPGNYNTLLGIRNEDCGASGCLIELAQELLVIMVGKQVISNIQEFVLPKLKTWWHRRKLKPAPSQEVIDEPDSKPDLSPWEANYQLLVCEGLFDEYLEMDYFDRKAFLIAFTSDFLPRLFYRYTTGSMSGYINFTLSVAPGNFTQSHMTCRYRGLRDDKGQATQDYYHLLAIRLSFVIIFEHVVLLIGRIIDWMVPDIPEEVEIKIKREHYMAKEALAENQSMSKTVLEDMERQISELRHRGRGQSLMNSISSPSSPSPEHEDKPTAWQSDI is encoded by the exons ATGATGAAAAGAAAGAAGAATTCAGTGGAGGACAGTGCCACGCTTATCGCCCTGTCGGACCATCCTGATCAAACCTACGGGAGCATGGAG GCGTGTGCCGCAGCTCAGGAGAACATGAACGTGTTCAGTGACGGGGTCACCCGGATCG ATTTTGTCTTGGTTTGGGAGGAATCTGTGAACCCCCTGAAGTTGGGGGAATCAGATGAACTATCGTCCGGTTCCTCGCGTGACACTCACAGGAAGTGGAGGACAGAGTTTCTTTCCAAACTTCGGACTGCCGGCCTACATCAGGAGACG AAAGAGGTCGTGCAGGGAAAAACAAAGACTACTTACGTTCTCCTGAGTGCGCCCTGGAATGTTCTGTGTTATTATGCTGAGGAGATCAGCCTTCGAGTGCCATTACAG GTGGTGACAACTCCAATATCAAACTGGTCTGAGAGGATCCTAGAAAAACTGCACATCCCAAACATAATGGCGCAAGATGTGCCCAACCTTCCACCGGACTACTATACCTGCCAGTTCCGCTCCAATAAACTAGAGAG gttTCTGGGTCATGAAAACAAGGATACTTTTTTCAAGACCACACAGAGACACCAGATA CTGTATGAGATATTAGCCAGGACTCCATATGGATCATTGAAGAGAGGGGAGGTTGGCATTGGCAGACTGGTTAGTGAGAATGTTCTCACTGCTGCTTTTCCTTTACATGAG gGTCCATCTGAGATGCCAAAGACTCCAATAGATCCACAATCTCTCAACATGAGACAGATCCTGCATCATTATTGGGCAAGTTGGGCTTCCTGGAGGAAGTACCAACCTCTGGATCACATTCGTGAATACTTTGGCGAGAAGATAGCACTCTACTTTGCATGGTTGG GTTTTTACACAGGCTGGTTATTACCTGCAGCAGTTGTGGGCTTTATTATTTTTCTGTTTGGTGTCTGGCTGATGGTTACTGATGTGGCAGC AGAAGAGCTGTGTTCCAGTGGAGACACATTTGTCATGTGTCCACTATGCAACATCTGCAGCTACTGGAACCTCTCCAGCATCTGCTATACTTATAAG GCAGGCTTGCTATTTGACAATGGAGGAACTGTGTTCTTCAGTATATTCATGTCTCTGTGGGCCGTCACTTTTCTGGAGTACTGGAAACGCACAAGCTCCATACTCTCCCACCGATGGGACTGCTCTGAATTTGAAGAAATAGAG GAGAGGCCAAGACCAGAATTCACAGCactggcacccatgatggttcgTAATCCTGTGACTGGGTCTGAAGAGCCCTATTTCCCGGAGACTCAACGACTGAGTCGTACTCTAACAGGCAATATGGTCATAGTTCTAATG ATTTCCATTGTTCTGATATTCCTAATAGCCATTATCCTGTATCGAACCATCCTAAGCATCATTATCTACAGATCTCAAAATGCCTTCTTCATATTTTCA GCTGGAAGGATAGCTAGCCTTACTGGTTCTATGCTAAATCTGCTGGTTATTCTGGTGTTGTCACGGCTCTACACTTACCTGGCCCAAATCTTGACACGATGGG AAATGCACCGCACCCAGACCAAATATGAGAACGCGTTCATCCTCAAGGTCTTCATCTTCCAGTTTGTCAACTTCTACTCATCTCCTGTTTAcattgcatttttcaagggcag GTTTGTTGGATACCCTGGAAACTATAACACACTCCTAGGAATCCGAAATGAGGAT TGCGGTGCCTCTGGATGTCTCATTGAATTAGCTCAAGAGCTGTTAGTCATCATGGTAGGCAAACAGGTCATCAGCAACATCCAGGAATTTGTCTTGCC TAAATTAAAGACATGGTGGCACAGGAGGAAGCTGAAGCCAGCTCCCAGTCAGGAGGTGATAGATGAACCAGACAGCAAGCCAGATCTCAGCCCATGGGAAGCAAACTATCAGCTGCTGGTGTGTGAGGGGCTGTTTGATGAGTATCTGGAAATGG attactttgatagaaag GCTTTCCTGATTGCCTTCACATCTGATTTCCTGCCACGACTCTTTTATCGCTACACTACAGGCAGCATGAGTGGATACATCAACTTcaccctctcagtggcccctggAAACTTCACCCAAAGCCACATGACATGCAG atatcgAGGCCTCAGGGATGATAAAGGACAGGCCACACAAGATTACTATCATCTGCTGGCCATTCGACTGAGTTTTGTCATTATATTTGAG CATGTTGTTCTTCTGATTGGACGTATTATTGACTGGATGGTGCCAGATATTCCAGAAGAGGTGGAAATTAAGATCAAACGAGAGCATTACATGGCCAAAGAGGCACTGGCTGAGAATCAG